A genomic stretch from Apis cerana isolate GH-2021 linkage group LG9, AcerK_1.0, whole genome shotgun sequence includes:
- the LOC107997514 gene encoding tryptophan--tRNA ligase, mitochondrial isoform X1: MFKKIKNIHNFQRINFKYILIKKYSQKVSKCYPKRIFSGIQPTGNLHLGNYLGAIQKWIQFQDNGENVIWSIVDMHAITLSHDPKELNDNIFKMTATLLACGIDPKKSILFQQSTVPMHTQLSWILGCLSTQARLARLPQYREKSQTLKVIPLSLYIYPVLQAADILLYKATHVPVGQDQVQHIQLAQELAIKFNKKFGDTFPVPHSLVNENASQRIKSLRDPLKKMSKSEKDSKSRLDLLDEPDVLLEKIKKAVTDCTSKVTYEPETRPGVSNLVIIHSMLSGKSEDQICSEVEELDTGKYKLMVADFIIEKLTPIRKEYSKLIKDPMYLEEILKNGTEKAIEIANDCWYDVRNKIGFENDILCINESVQNIVNKV, from the exons atgtttaaaaaaataaaaaatattcataattttcaaagaattaatttcaaatatatactcataaaaaaatatagtcaaAAG GTTTCCAAATGTTAtccaaaaagaatattttcaggAATTCAACCAACTGGAAATTTACATTTAGGAAATTATCTTGGTGCTATACAAAAATGGATACAATTCCAAGATAATGGAGAAAATGTTATTTGGAGCATTGTGGATATGCATGCTATTACTTTATCACat gatccaaaagaattaaatgataatatatttaaaatgacagCAACATTGTTAGCATGTGGTATTGATCCaaagaaaagtatattattcCAACAATCTACTGTACCCATGCATACACAATTGAGTTGGATTTTGGGATGTCTTTCAACTCAAGCACGATTAGCACGTTTACCTcaatatagagaaaaaagtCAGACATTAAAAGTCATTCCTttgagtttatatatttatcctgTTTTACAAGCTGCtgatatactattatataa gGCGACACATGTTCCAGTTGGACAAGATCAAGTTCAACATATTCAATTAGCACAAGAATTagctattaaatttaacaaaaaatttggaGATACTTTTCCTGTACCTCATTCTTTAGTTaatg aaAATGCAAGTCAACGTATAAAATCTCTTCGCGATCCTTTAAAGAAAATGTCAAAGTCTGAGAAAGATTCAAAAAGTagattagatttattagatGAACCTGATGTATTATtggagaagataaaaaaagctGTTACTGATTGTACCTCAAAAGTAACTTACGAACCAGAAACAAGACCTGGTGTTTCAAATTTAGTTATTATCCATTCAATGCTTAGTGGAAAGTCTGAGGATCAAATATGTTCTGAAGTAGAAGAATTAGATACTGGAaa atataaattgatGGTGgcagattttattatagaaaaattaactcCAATTCgtaaagaatattcaaaattaattaaggatCCAATgtatttagaagaaattttgaagaatggCACGGAAAAAGCGATCGAAATAGCTAATGATTGTTGGTATGatgttcgaaataaaattggttttgaaaatgatattctcTGTATTAATGAGTCAGTACAAAATATAGTAaacaaagtataa
- the LOC107997514 gene encoding tryptophan--tRNA ligase, mitochondrial isoform X2 codes for MHAITLSHDPKELNDNIFKMTATLLACGIDPKKSILFQQSTVPMHTQLSWILGCLSTQARLARLPQYREKSQTLKVIPLSLYIYPVLQAADILLYKATHVPVGQDQVQHIQLAQELAIKFNKKFGDTFPVPHSLVNENASQRIKSLRDPLKKMSKSEKDSKSRLDLLDEPDVLLEKIKKAVTDCTSKVTYEPETRPGVSNLVIIHSMLSGKSEDQICSEVEELDTGKYKLMVADFIIEKLTPIRKEYSKLIKDPMYLEEILKNGTEKAIEIANDCWYDVRNKIGFENDILCINESVQNIVNKV; via the exons ATGCATGCTATTACTTTATCACat gatccaaaagaattaaatgataatatatttaaaatgacagCAACATTGTTAGCATGTGGTATTGATCCaaagaaaagtatattattcCAACAATCTACTGTACCCATGCATACACAATTGAGTTGGATTTTGGGATGTCTTTCAACTCAAGCACGATTAGCACGTTTACCTcaatatagagaaaaaagtCAGACATTAAAAGTCATTCCTttgagtttatatatttatcctgTTTTACAAGCTGCtgatatactattatataa gGCGACACATGTTCCAGTTGGACAAGATCAAGTTCAACATATTCAATTAGCACAAGAATTagctattaaatttaacaaaaaatttggaGATACTTTTCCTGTACCTCATTCTTTAGTTaatg aaAATGCAAGTCAACGTATAAAATCTCTTCGCGATCCTTTAAAGAAAATGTCAAAGTCTGAGAAAGATTCAAAAAGTagattagatttattagatGAACCTGATGTATTATtggagaagataaaaaaagctGTTACTGATTGTACCTCAAAAGTAACTTACGAACCAGAAACAAGACCTGGTGTTTCAAATTTAGTTATTATCCATTCAATGCTTAGTGGAAAGTCTGAGGATCAAATATGTTCTGAAGTAGAAGAATTAGATACTGGAaa atataaattgatGGTGgcagattttattatagaaaaattaactcCAATTCgtaaagaatattcaaaattaattaaggatCCAATgtatttagaagaaattttgaagaatggCACGGAAAAAGCGATCGAAATAGCTAATGATTGTTGGTATGatgttcgaaataaaattggttttgaaaatgatattctcTGTATTAATGAGTCAGTACAAAATATAGTAaacaaagtataa
- the LOC107997513 gene encoding reticulon-4-interacting protein 1, mitochondrial-like, translating into MLKKITLNFKSNIRFLSNLSAKCKENVEDKMQAWQIHSYGGLEELKLSNVRIPVINRPTDILVKVEASSVNPLDIYMTRGYGAVILNLLRKAKNLTSRQYDELELPLTLGRDFSGVIVSKGHGIGNKLKLGDEIWGVVPVEQQGCHANYVVVNSSHVTLRPRNLSHIEAASILYTGLTAWSALWITGALYCKSIMPLKKNNKVLVLGGAGGVGTMAIQLLKSWDMHVVTTCSSDAVNLVQKLGADIVIDYKLDGADSKIISEGPYTIILDCANQGPDMIRLKGYPHSTYITLNSPILKNTDQHGLIAGTVKNIGELLKYNMSIVENRSTVKWGFFTPSTAGIKTLKELVETEKLIPVVKKVYSFQDLPLAYERVAQGHLRGKLVIDMT; encoded by the exons atgttaaaaaaaataacattgaattttaaatcaaatatacgtTTTCTTAGTAATTTATCAGcaaaatgtaaagaaaatgTTGAAGATAAAATGCAAGCTTGGCAAATTCATTCATATGGTGGTTTGGAAGAACTAAAACTCTCAAATGTCAGAATTCCAGTAATTAATAGACCAACAGATATTCTTGTGAAAGTTGAAGCTTCTAGTGTAAATcctttagatatatatatgacac gaGGATATGGtgcagtaattttaaatttattgagaaaAGCAAAAAATCTTACTAGTAGACAATATGACGAATTAGAATTGCCATTAACTTTAGGTAGAGATTTTTCTGGTGTAATAGTTTCAAAAGGACATggaattggaaataaattaaaattaggtgATGAAATATGGGGTGTAGTTCCTGTGGAACAACAAGGTTGTCATGCTAATTATGTAGTTGTTAATAGTTCGCAT GTTACTTTGAGACCTAGAAATTTATCGCATATTGAAGCAGccagtatattatatactggTCTTACAGCATGGTCTGCATTGTGGATTACTGGtgcattatattgtaaaagtaTAATGCctctaaagaaaaataacaaagtttTAGTATTAGGTGGTGCAGGAGGAGTAGGAACTATGGCAATACAACTTTTAAAGTCTTGGGATATGCAT GTTGTTACTACATGTAGTAGCGATGCTGTCAATTTAGTACAAAAATTAGGAGCTGATATTGTGATTGATTACAAATTAGATGGCGctgattcaaaaataattagtgAAGGACC ttATACCATAATTTTGGATTGCGCTAATCAAGGACCAGATATGATAAGATTAAAGGGTTATCCTCATTCTacttatataactttaaattctccaatattaaaaaatacggaTCAACATGGATTGATAGCAGGCACAGTAAAAAATATAGGTGAATTGTTGAAATATAACATGTCTATTGTTGAAAATAGAAGTACGGTGAAATGGGGTTTTTTTACACCTTCAACAGCAGGAATTAAAACACTTAAAGAATTGGTTGAAACTGAAAAG CTTATTCCTGtagttaaaaaagtatattcatTTCAAGATTTACCACTAGCATATGAAAGAGTAGCTCAAGGTCATTTACGAGGTAAATTAGTTATCGATATGACAtag